From Proteiniborus sp. MB09-C3, the proteins below share one genomic window:
- a CDS encoding transposase: MINLIQKAALIGLKPDLKVSIMPSDLVLDLRNLSREYYDLMDNRSAYVNKLQGELRMVFPQFLNIFSKITTNTALTLLEKYTSPDAFLNASKDEIILSIRSTARFGLTYAENKYNAIIQAANDAKTFGHSVSSNFKRILLYIRFIRQYDEEISTILSDMHELVNANEDTEFVKQIHLIESFKGAGFLSAVSLMGEIGDFSAFHSPKQLFAYFGLDPAVKQSGKFNGSKISMSKRGSRTARRVIHTMALVSIGLNRNGSANNSVLREYYLKKCQCKPKMVALGAIMHKVCNIVFAILRDEKEFEIITPEQHQMNYLKAKCDIAA; the protein is encoded by the coding sequence ATGATAAATTTGATTCAAAAAGCTGCATTAATTGGTTTAAAGCCTGATTTAAAAGTTTCTATTATGCCATCAGACCTTGTACTTGATTTAAGAAATCTTTCAAGAGAATATTATGATCTGATGGATAACCGCTCTGCTTATGTTAATAAGCTCCAAGGTGAACTGCGGATGGTATTTCCTCAGTTTTTAAATATTTTTTCTAAAATAACTACAAATACTGCTTTGACCTTGTTGGAAAAATATACTTCACCAGATGCTTTTTTAAACGCTTCTAAAGATGAAATAATTCTTTCCATTCGCTCTACTGCACGTTTTGGTCTTACTTATGCTGAAAACAAGTATAATGCAATTATTCAGGCAGCAAATGATGCAAAGACTTTTGGTCATTCAGTAAGCAGCAACTTTAAGCGTATTCTTCTATATATTCGTTTTATCCGTCAGTATGATGAAGAAATCTCAACCATACTCTCTGATATGCATGAACTCGTGAATGCTAACGAGGATACTGAATTTGTAAAACAGATACACCTCATTGAATCCTTTAAAGGTGCAGGATTTCTTTCTGCTGTAAGCCTTATGGGTGAAATCGGAGATTTTTCTGCTTTTCATTCGCCTAAACAGCTTTTTGCTTATTTTGGTCTAGACCCGGCGGTAAAGCAATCTGGCAAGTTTAATGGCAGCAAAATTAGTATGTCAAAACGTGGTTCGCGTACTGCTAGAAGAGTAATACACACCATGGCTTTAGTCAGTATTGGGTTAAATCGTAATGGATCTGCTAACAATTCTGTTTTACGTGAATACTATCTTAAAAAATGTCAGTGCAAACCTAAGATGGTAGCTCTTGGAGCAATTATGCACAAAGTATGCAATATTGTATTTGCAATTTTACGTGATGAAAAAGAATTTGAAATCATCACTCCAGAACAACATCAAATGAATTACTTAAAAGCGAAATGCGACATCGCTGCATAG
- a CDS encoding ParM/StbA family protein: MSSNIMLIGLDNGNKCTKNHVGFVCESGFTKSDVEPITKSNLLVYKGDFYTIGSSRLSVQTDKTINDNTFILSLPAIADEIYKQGIQGEIKGFLGVGLPIVHYGKMKHKFREYFIRDNIKFSFNGSDYAINIVDCRVYPQGYAAFINIYKDYKNVSAANVIDIGGYTTDFFIVENGIINTASCYSLPNGVITLFGSIQQELLKMNINLTEKQIQDIILGREPVLFDADIGKMIEMKAEEYVENLLTKILEYGFEFRNPTIIVGGGGMMLRKYIESSDKIKYIENLDQFANAKGYKILLEQELRR; encoded by the coding sequence ATGAGTAGCAACATTATGTTAATAGGATTAGATAACGGCAATAAATGCACAAAAAACCATGTAGGGTTTGTATGTGAGTCAGGATTTACAAAATCTGATGTTGAGCCGATTACAAAGAGCAATTTATTGGTTTACAAAGGTGATTTCTATACTATAGGGAGCAGTAGGCTAAGTGTTCAAACTGATAAAACTATAAATGATAATACTTTTATTCTATCCCTACCTGCAATTGCGGATGAAATTTATAAACAAGGAATCCAAGGTGAAATAAAGGGGTTTTTAGGTGTGGGCCTTCCTATCGTTCATTACGGTAAAATGAAACATAAATTCAGAGAATACTTTATAAGAGACAACATCAAGTTTAGTTTTAATGGAAGCGATTATGCGATTAATATTGTTGATTGTAGGGTATATCCCCAAGGTTATGCAGCCTTTATTAATATCTACAAAGACTATAAAAATGTATCAGCAGCAAACGTTATTGATATTGGTGGATATACTACAGATTTTTTCATAGTAGAAAACGGGATAATTAATACTGCATCCTGCTATTCGCTACCTAACGGTGTAATTACATTGTTTGGAAGTATACAGCAGGAATTATTAAAGATGAATATAAACCTAACAGAAAAGCAGATACAGGATATTATCTTAGGAAGAGAACCAGTTTTATTCGATGCAGATATCGGCAAAATGATAGAAATGAAAGCAGAGGAATATGTAGAGAACTTATTAACAAAGATTTTGGAGTACGGTTTTGAATTCAGGAACCCAACAATAATCGTTGGTGGTGGGGGTATGATGTTGAGGAAATATATAGAGTCATCGGACAAGATAAAATATATAGAAAACCTTGACCAGTTTGCTAATGCAAAGGGCTATAAAATCCTATTAGAGCAAGAATTAAGAAGGTGA
- a CDS encoding transposase: MSNIIKYDSFISVGIDVGADFSWMSIALPNQTFVGKPFKILHSDLNSLAASVSKIKEAEELYSLESRIFLESTGIYHYPLFCYLRDKGFLVSIINPIITKNSTNINIRKVHNDKFDSKSCINWFKA, encoded by the coding sequence ATGTCAAACATTATTAAATATGATTCTTTTATTTCGGTTGGTATTGATGTTGGTGCTGACTTTAGCTGGATGTCTATTGCACTACCTAACCAAACCTTTGTAGGAAAACCTTTCAAAATTCTACATTCTGATTTAAATTCCCTAGCTGCTTCTGTTTCTAAAATCAAAGAAGCAGAAGAGCTGTATTCTTTGGAAAGTCGCATTTTCCTCGAATCCACGGGAATTTATCATTACCCACTCTTCTGCTATCTTCGTGATAAGGGATTTTTGGTATCCATCATTAATCCTATCATCACTAAGAATAGCACAAATATTAACATTAGAAAAGTACATAATGATAAATTTGATTCAAAAAGCTGCATTAATTGGTTTAAAGCCTGA
- a CDS encoding DUF262 domain-containing protein translates to MNKITAHAGNIRNLLNNKYTVQYYQREYNWETKQIEELIEDLTNEFNEFYKDEDRQMDVRNYGDYFLGPIILTNDNAIIDGQQRLSSLTLLLIYLNNLQKQQNSSPKVNIDNLIYSEMYGQKTFCINVPEREGCLASLFETGDYDTTNEQSESVLNLYNRYKDIERIFPDELKESPLPVFIEWLIDNVSLVQIRTDSEQDAHKVFVTMNDRGLRLTPTEMLKGYLLSEMDDNTIRNKANDLWKNKVIQLKEIEKDGDADFIKNWLRAQYAETIREGKKEAENKDFDIIGTTFHKWVRENKSTVGLNSSVNFENFVLKNFNMYADIYVRLKEYSRKFNKDYEHVFYNADRGFTLQYQIILSAIKSDDTQDVINKKIKMVSCFIDQFISIRIFNFKTVDYSSIKYTVFNITKMIRNKDIQELAALLKDYISDMGYTLDGIDGLYLNQFTRRYMLHILSRMTYYLEEQSGINSNFADYVNREQKNPYDIEHIWADDYTQGNHQVDFSTEEEFKDFRNRFGGLLILPKDKNRSLQDMEYSKKVIKYDSENLLARTLNQNCYQNNPLFLRFMNNTQLPFKPYAQFNKIEFIERQSLYKEICKKIWNANKIDVLANS, encoded by the coding sequence ATGAATAAGATAACAGCCCATGCGGGGAATATTCGCAATCTGTTAAATAATAAATATACGGTTCAGTATTACCAAAGAGAATATAATTGGGAAACTAAGCAGATTGAAGAATTGATAGAAGACTTAACCAACGAGTTTAATGAGTTCTATAAAGATGAGGATAGGCAGATGGATGTAAGGAATTATGGGGATTACTTTTTAGGTCCCATTATCCTTACAAATGATAATGCAATTATAGATGGACAGCAGAGGTTATCGTCATTAACGCTGCTTCTCATTTACCTAAACAATCTTCAAAAACAGCAGAATTCTTCGCCTAAAGTAAACATTGATAATCTGATTTACTCTGAAATGTATGGCCAAAAGACCTTTTGTATCAATGTACCTGAAAGGGAAGGATGCTTAGCATCTCTGTTTGAGACAGGGGATTATGATACTACCAATGAGCAATCAGAAAGTGTTCTTAACCTTTACAATAGGTATAAAGATATTGAACGGATTTTTCCTGATGAATTAAAAGAAAGTCCTCTTCCAGTATTTATCGAATGGCTAATCGATAATGTATCTTTAGTGCAGATAAGAACTGATTCGGAGCAGGATGCCCATAAGGTTTTTGTAACCATGAATGATAGGGGACTAAGGCTTACTCCTACAGAAATGTTAAAGGGATATCTTCTTTCGGAGATGGATGATAATACTATCAGAAATAAGGCAAATGACTTATGGAAAAATAAAGTCATACAGTTAAAAGAAATTGAAAAGGATGGAGACGCAGACTTCATCAAGAACTGGTTAAGGGCTCAATATGCAGAAACTATCAGAGAAGGTAAGAAAGAGGCAGAAAATAAAGACTTTGATATTATCGGAACAACATTTCACAAATGGGTTCGAGAAAATAAATCTACTGTGGGCTTAAACAGCAGTGTAAATTTTGAAAATTTTGTCCTTAAAAACTTCAACATGTATGCTGATATTTACGTTCGCTTAAAGGAATACTCCCGTAAGTTTAATAAGGATTATGAGCATGTATTTTATAATGCAGATAGAGGGTTTACGCTGCAGTACCAAATCATATTATCTGCTATAAAAAGTGATGATACACAGGATGTTATTAATAAGAAAATTAAAATGGTTTCCTGTTTTATTGACCAGTTTATCTCAATCAGGATTTTTAATTTTAAGACGGTAGATTACTCCTCTATTAAATATACGGTATTCAATATTACAAAAATGATACGTAATAAGGACATACAGGAGTTGGCAGCATTATTAAAAGACTACATAAGTGATATGGGATATACCCTTGATGGAATTGATGGGTTATATTTAAACCAGTTTACAAGAAGATATATGCTACATATTCTCTCGAGGATGACCTATTACTTAGAGGAACAAAGCGGTATCAACAGCAATTTTGCCGACTATGTAAATAGAGAACAAAAAAACCCCTACGATATAGAGCATATTTGGGCTGATGATTACACCCAAGGAAATCATCAAGTTGATTTTTCAACAGAAGAAGAGTTTAAGGACTTTAGAAATAGATTCGGGGGGTTATTAATACTTCCTAAAGATAAAAACAGAAGTTTGCAGGACATGGAATACAGTAAGAAGGTAATTAAGTATGATAGTGAAAACCTATTGGCTCGAACTTTAAATCAGAACTGTTATCAAAATAATCCGTTATTTTTGCGGTTTATGAATAATACACAGTTACCTTTTAAACCATATGCTCAATTTAATAAGATAGAATTCATTGAAAGACAATCTCTTTATAAAGAGATATGCAAGAAGATATGGAATGCAAATAAAATTGATGTATTAGCAAATAGTTAG
- a CDS encoding diguanylate cyclase produces MHKERHGTEEIIQIVLNHENKIQYSSINNGEAYNYLKKLHIFDRLSESSYVQFSYGKRWVTINKIIIANQKYYVITIDSNNYKCSKLLTDSVTGLYNRNYWQQINDGSIYHHLYSKKDFSLIFIDIDNLKEINDTFGHLVGDKAIEIVGQAIKNSIRKEDLGIRYGGDEFIILLFNQHKKAAKRVTERVRREIRKLAVEQGMNIQISAGIACTDCLVDLEDMIKMADKNLYREKEKKKEQKGQNNEVNNLAKEIREIRDELNRKIDGKSKIFTSTEILELSQKLDKLIVNYLGKK; encoded by the coding sequence ATGCATAAGGAAAGACATGGAACTGAGGAGATAATTCAAATTGTTTTGAATCATGAAAATAAGATTCAGTACAGCAGCATTAATAATGGAGAAGCCTATAATTACCTTAAAAAATTGCATATTTTTGATAGGTTATCTGAAAGTTCATATGTTCAATTTAGTTATGGCAAGCGTTGGGTGACCATTAATAAAATTATTATTGCCAACCAAAAGTATTATGTAATTACCATTGATTCAAATAACTATAAATGCAGTAAGTTATTAACAGATTCAGTTACAGGATTATACAATAGAAACTATTGGCAACAGATTAACGATGGTTCAATATATCATCATCTTTATAGCAAAAAAGATTTCTCCCTAATATTCATAGATATAGATAATTTAAAAGAAATTAATGACACTTTTGGGCATTTAGTAGGTGATAAGGCAATTGAAATAGTAGGACAGGCGATTAAAAACAGTATAAGAAAAGAGGATTTAGGTATAAGGTATGGGGGCGACGAATTTATTATTTTGCTTTTTAATCAGCATAAAAAGGCAGCGAAAAGAGTAACAGAGAGAGTTAGGAGAGAGATTCGTAAACTAGCAGTAGAACAAGGGATGAATATTCAAATCAGTGCGGGAATAGCCTGTACTGATTGTTTAGTAGATTTGGAGGATATGATAAAAATGGCAGATAAAAATTTATATAGAGAAAAGGAAAAGAAGAAAGAACAAAAAGGACAGAATAATGAAGTTAATAATTTAGCAAAGGAAATTAGAGAAATAAGAGATGAACTAAACAGAAAAATTGATGGAAAGAGCAAAATATTTACTAGTACAGAGATATTAGAACTAAGTCAGAAGTTAGATAAACTTATTGTAAATTATTTGGGAAAGAAGTAA
- a CDS encoding helix-turn-helix transcriptional regulator, with the protein MKLILDSEERNIAGSRVKIARLKNNMTQQELSVKLETLAVYVDRASISKLEQKKRIITDIELVALSQVLNVSVSWLLGQDK; encoded by the coding sequence ATGAAATTAATATTAGATTCCGAAGAACGCAATATTGCAGGCTCTAGAGTTAAAATTGCAAGGTTAAAAAATAATATGACGCAGCAGGAACTATCAGTAAAACTTGAGACATTAGCAGTTTATGTGGATAGAGCAAGTATTTCAAAACTCGAACAGAAGAAAAGGATTATAACCGATATTGAACTGGTAGCCTTATCTCAAGTATTAAATGTAAGCGTCAGTTGGCTCTTAGGTCAAGATAAATAA
- a CDS encoding restriction endonuclease subunit S → MSKYRRYERYKDSGVEWIEEIPEHWDITKLGYRARMIVPMRDKPTEFNGNIPWIRIEDVDGKYIEDSKSEQRVSEELVKKMNLKVYPIGTVLCTCSCNMGTTVIVKKPLISNQTFIGIVPMKDLDSTFLYYAMNANSKRLQHLAEGAIQQYLSRHDFEHLKLAFPDKKEQTAIANFLDQKTAEIDGLITDKEKLIELLQEKRQAIITEAVTKGLNSSVRMKDSGIEWIGEIPEHWDIRRIKYLSNIRNVKASDGDNDKTYVGLESIESKTGKLLTNNNDEQQAVGETANIFRKGDVLFGKLRPYLAKCIVADFNGRCTSELLVLRTASNMLPEYLYLFMLSPIFIDVVNSSTYGAKMPRASWDFIGNLKVPLPNIKEQEEIVEYLIKLTNNMDDLISDISTQIQKLKEYRQSLISEAVTGKVDVREFENMSEVINE, encoded by the coding sequence ATGAGTAAGTATAGGAGATATGAGAGGTATAAGGATTCTGGTGTTGAGTGGATAGAGGAGATACCAGAGCATTGGGATATTACAAAATTAGGATATAGAGCAAGAATGATTGTTCCAATGAGAGATAAACCTACAGAATTTAATGGGAATATACCTTGGATTAGAATAGAAGATGTTGATGGCAAATATATTGAAGATTCAAAATCAGAGCAAAGAGTTTCAGAAGAATTAGTTAAGAAAATGAATCTCAAAGTATATCCTATTGGTACTGTTTTATGTACGTGTAGTTGTAATATGGGTACGACGGTTATTGTTAAAAAACCACTAATATCGAATCAAACTTTTATAGGAATAGTACCAATGAAGGATTTAGATTCAACGTTTTTATACTATGCTATGAATGCAAATTCAAAAAGGTTGCAGCACCTTGCTGAAGGGGCAATACAACAATATCTATCGAGGCACGATTTTGAGCATTTAAAATTGGCTTTTCCTGATAAAAAAGAACAAACCGCCATTGCCAATTTTCTTGACCAAAAGACTGCTGAAATAGACGGCTTGATTACTGATAAAGAAAAATTGATTGAATTATTACAGGAAAAGCGGCAGGCGATTATAACTGAGGCTGTTACCAAAGGGCTTAATTCAAGTGTTAGGATGAAGGATTCAGGGATTGAGTGGATAGGGGAGATACCGGAGCATTGGGATATACGAAGAATAAAATATTTATCAAATATAAGAAATGTAAAAGCAAGTGATGGTGACAATGATAAAACTTATGTGGGGCTGGAAAGTATTGAGTCGAAAACCGGAAAGTTATTAACGAATAACAACGATGAACAACAAGCAGTTGGAGAGACAGCGAATATTTTTAGAAAGGGCGATGTATTATTTGGGAAATTAAGACCTTATCTGGCCAAATGTATTGTTGCAGATTTTAATGGGAGATGCACATCGGAACTTCTTGTGTTAAGAACTGCTTCTAATATGTTGCCAGAATACTTATACTTATTTATGCTGTCGCCGATATTTATTGATGTAGTTAATTCATCAACATATGGAGCAAAAATGCCACGTGCAAGTTGGGATTTTATTGGCAATTTAAAAGTTCCTTTGCCTAATATTAAGGAGCAAGAAGAGATTGTTGAATATTTGATTAAACTGACAAATAATATGGATGATTTAATATCTGATATAAGTACACAAATCCAAAAACTCAAAGAATACCGTCAGTCCCTCATTTCTGAAGCAGTAACAGGTAAAGTTGATGTGAGGGAATTTGAGAATATGAGCGAGGTGATTAATGAATGA
- a CDS encoding stage V sporulation protein S has translation MDNIKVLKVAGDSNINAVVDAALEEIKQNLAVNIDCIGMKAGYQTVKVLISFTERLVKMGYKFYIRPFYVKVDTVTHENDAVAKTAIRWTIIAKKK, from the coding sequence ATGGATAATATAAAGGTGCTTAAAGTTGCGGGAGACAGCAATATCAATGCTGTTGTAGATGCAGCATTAGAAGAGATAAAGCAAAACTTGGCTGTAAATATCGATTGTATCGGCATGAAGGCCGGCTATCAGACGGTAAAAGTTTTAATTTCGTTTACGGAAAGGTTAGTTAAGATGGGCTACAAATTTTATATAAGACCTTTTTATGTAAAGGTGGACACAGTAACCCATGAAAATGATGCTGTCGCTAAGACAGCCATACGCTGGACTATAATTGCAAAAAAGAAATAG
- a CDS encoding class I SAM-dependent DNA methyltransferase: MINLINFQDKINFIWSIAELLRGPYKKEQYGDVVLPMAVLRRFDCVLATTKEEVLKKYEALKKSGLQNVDPVLNRISSQEFNNTSKYDFEKLLAEPDNISNNLRNYINGFSKNAREIIEYFDFDKQITKLNDNDLLYLVISEFNKIDLHPDVVSNTEMGYIFEELIRRFSEHGEAGDHYTPREVIRLMVNILLNEDNEELTQPGLVTTVYDCCAGTGGMLSVTEQHLKELNPGIQVELFGQEINPQSFSICKSDMLIKGQNADNIILGDSFTEDGHRGTTFRYMLTNPPFGVEWKKAEKFIREEYEKDGFDGRFGAGLPRISDGSLLFLQHLISKMRQDEKGSRIAIIFNGSPLFTGDAGSGESEIRRWIIENDMLEGIIALPDQLFYNTGISTYIWIVTNRKNSDLMRGPVRTGEIQLVNAVDFYQKMRKSLGNKRNEINEEQIKEITRIYGDFKENEYCKIFDNEDFGYQKIVVERPLRLNFQVTEERINNLYNETAFKKLAESRKKGAAGLQEIEEGKKTQRQIIDTLQTMDANVLYKNRDTFTKVLKKTIKAVDINLNSPLLKAILSALSEKDETADICVDNKGNPEPDSDLRDTENVPLKEDIHEYFEREVKPHVPDAWIDESKTKIGYEIPFTRHFYKYEPLRPSEEIAKEIKELEGSIQERLRKVMGDE, from the coding sequence GTGATAAATTTGATTAATTTTCAAGATAAAATTAACTTTATATGGAGTATAGCAGAACTTTTAAGAGGTCCCTATAAAAAAGAACAATACGGGGATGTAGTCTTACCTATGGCCGTACTAAGGAGGTTTGACTGTGTTCTTGCAACCACTAAAGAGGAAGTACTTAAAAAGTATGAAGCATTAAAGAAGTCAGGGCTCCAAAACGTAGACCCTGTTTTAAATAGGATTTCAAGTCAGGAATTTAATAATACCAGTAAATATGATTTTGAAAAGTTATTAGCAGAGCCAGATAATATCTCAAATAATTTAAGGAATTATATCAATGGCTTTTCCAAGAATGCTAGGGAAATCATAGAGTATTTTGATTTTGATAAGCAGATTACAAAACTTAATGATAATGACCTGCTTTATCTTGTGATATCTGAATTTAATAAAATAGATTTGCATCCCGATGTAGTAAGCAACACAGAAATGGGGTACATATTTGAAGAACTGATAAGAAGATTTTCTGAACATGGAGAGGCAGGAGACCACTACACCCCTCGTGAGGTTATAAGGCTCATGGTAAATATTCTCCTAAACGAAGATAATGAGGAACTGACTCAACCAGGGCTTGTTACAACTGTTTACGACTGCTGTGCAGGGACTGGAGGCATGCTTTCGGTTACAGAGCAGCACTTGAAAGAATTAAACCCTGGAATACAAGTAGAATTATTTGGACAGGAGATAAATCCCCAATCCTTTAGTATCTGCAAATCCGACATGCTTATAAAAGGGCAAAATGCAGATAACATCATCTTAGGAGATAGTTTTACAGAAGATGGCCACAGGGGCACAACCTTTAGGTATATGCTTACTAATCCCCCCTTTGGCGTGGAATGGAAAAAAGCAGAGAAATTTATCCGTGAAGAATATGAGAAGGATGGGTTTGATGGCAGATTTGGTGCGGGTCTTCCCAGAATATCTGATGGTTCTCTTTTGTTTTTACAGCACTTAATATCTAAAATGAGGCAAGATGAAAAAGGCAGTCGTATTGCTATTATCTTTAATGGTTCACCATTATTTACTGGAGATGCGGGTTCAGGAGAATCAGAGATAAGGCGATGGATAATTGAAAATGATATGCTGGAAGGTATTATTGCACTGCCCGACCAGTTATTTTATAATACGGGCATTTCTACTTATATTTGGATAGTAACCAACCGTAAGAACAGTGACCTAATGAGGGGTCCTGTAAGGACAGGGGAAATACAATTGGTCAATGCAGTAGATTTCTATCAGAAAATGAGAAAGAGCCTTGGAAACAAGAGAAATGAAATCAATGAGGAACAGATAAAAGAAATTACGAGGATATATGGGGATTTTAAAGAAAACGAATACTGCAAGATTTTTGATAATGAAGATTTTGGTTATCAAAAAATAGTAGTGGAGAGACCCTTAAGGCTTAACTTCCAAGTAACTGAAGAGAGAATTAATAATTTATATAATGAAACGGCTTTTAAGAAACTTGCTGAATCCAGGAAGAAAGGTGCAGCAGGGCTTCAAGAAATAGAGGAAGGCAAGAAAACTCAAAGACAAATAATAGATACCTTACAAACAATGGATGCTAATGTTCTTTATAAAAATAGGGATACCTTTACCAAGGTACTTAAAAAGACTATTAAAGCAGTAGATATTAATTTGAACAGCCCTCTATTAAAGGCTATATTATCTGCCTTATCTGAAAAGGATGAAACAGCAGACATTTGTGTAGACAATAAGGGTAATCCAGAACCAGATTCAGACTTAAGAGATACTGAGAATGTACCGTTGAAAGAGGATATTCATGAATACTTTGAGCGGGAAGTAAAACCTCATGTTCCTGATGCCTGGATAGACGAAAGCAAGACTAAAATCGGATATGAAATACCGTTTACAAGACATTTTTATAAATATGAGCCTCTAAGACCTTCCGAAGAGATTGCAAAGGAGATTAAGGAACTTGAGGGGAGTATTCAGGAAAGGTTGAGGAAGGTGATGGGGGATGAGTAA